The window TCCATATTGCTCACTGTTAATTATTGATTAAAATGTACTTTGCGTGTTCGGGCCTATCGATTAGAGTTCTTTGCATTTTGCATGCGGAAGTGCTGCGTAAACATTTTCTCAGCTACGCTGCAAAGAAAAGTCCTGTCAGCAGACAGGCAGCGGCATGAACAACAGAGGCTGCCTGCTGCAATTGTGTGCACTTTTATTTGCTGTAATCTGATTTAAAGATATAACAAATAAAAGACATGAATGAAGATGGAAATACACACACTATGAAGAGTGTTTTAGCTCTGTGTTTTAGCATGCCCGTGCAGCAGAAATGAAATGCTCAAAATGATCTCAGCATGTTGAGgcttttctctcctctacctctttCAGAACTCCAAGCTATAACTATGCCCCCAACCCAGACAAACACTGGATCCTACGCTACACAGGGGCCATGAAGCCCGTCCACATGCAGTTCACCAATATGCTGCAGCGTAGGAGGATGCAGACGCTGCTCTCAGTGGACGACTCTGTGGAGAAGGTAGGCAGCTACAGACCAGAGCCAAAAAGAGACACTTCAACACCTTTTATGTGAGGGGCCATGAGTCCTCAGAGAACCGTGTATGTTTTGACTCAGAGTTTATATAAACGGCACAGCGTTGGTTTTGAATTGTGTCTTCATCCGCAGGTGTTTAACATGCTGGCGGAGACGGGCGAGCTGGACAACACCTACCTCATCTACACTTCAGACCATGGCTACCACATCGGCCAGTTCGGTCTGGTTAAGGGCAAATCGATGCCTTATGAGTTCGACATCCGTGTTCCCTTCTTCATACGAGGACCTAACGTGGAACAAGGCGCCACGTGAGTGATTTTATGTAGTTTGCATTACACTGTAATAATTAGTCGTCCTGCCAGTGTTGCGTGAGGCGGATGactgtttctcctctctgcagcaaCCCTCATATCGTGTTAAACATCGACTTGGCACCGACTCTGCTGGATATGGCTGGTATCGATATTCCTTCAGAAATGGACGGCAAGTCTGTCCTCAAACTGCTGGAAACAGACCGGCCAGTCAATCGGTACACGCACATCAATAATTTCTCATTGTCTTCTTGAATTCAGCAGACACACAATGGCGCCTGAGCCTTGACGGAGACTCGGCTCCGATAAACAATCTCCGCACGTGTTTGTGTCTAACTATTTACAACCATATTTTTCTGGATTGTTTTCTAGGTTCCAGTTGAACAGGAAGGGGAAAACATGGAGAGACTCTTTCCTGGTGGAGCGCGGGTATGTTTTATTGATTGACCTTTGGCTCTTCTCATTCCGGACATTGTCCTTTGATGTCTTCCTTCACCGTGTCCTTGGTTGTTGCGAACATCTTTTCCTGTTCTTTCAGGAAGCCCCTGCACAAGAGAGCTGATGGGAAGGAAGTGTCCCAGGAGGAGAATTTCCTGCCAAAATACCAGCGGGTGAAGGACCTGTGCCAGAGAGCAGAGTACCAGACCTCGTGCCAGCAGCCTGGACAGGTACTTGATGTCCAGGATTTACGCAATAGAATCTTTTCAAGATTTAAGTGAAACTTGTTGAAAGGTGTCAGTTTGTCTTTCCCGAAATTTCCCTCTGGCTTCTTTTAGAAGTGGCAGTGCGTTGAGGACTCAACTGGCAAGCTGAGGCTGTATAAGTGCAAGGGCATGGCTGGTCTGTACGCCCCACGCATGCAGGCACTAATGGCCAGAGGTGCCTCTCAGCcgtctgctgccgctgctgatAGTTCCGACAGCTGCAACTGCGGAAACTGGGGCTTGAAAAAGACAGCGGTCCTGAAAAGGAAGAAGATGTCCACCAAGAAAGGCACTTGTCACTTACATGTTCTACAGTTCTGGTAGTTCTTGATAGATTTAATTTTGTTCTGACAAAATGAGTGCTTTAAATTTTAGTGCAGTCGTTTTCAAAGACTTTCCAAACAAGGTAATTTACATCCGGTTCAGCTGCGTTTGAAGGATTCATTGGTTGAGGAGCGTGTGTTTCTGCTGCCACCCAGTGGTAGTGTGGAGTAGTTCAGTCACACTTGTAATATGGATGTTTACACTGACAAACACATTCCTTTGCTCTCCTCTACTTCAGGCTCTTCTGTCTCATCTTACTCGGAGATGAAACCCAGTAAGACTGTCTCCAGGAAACGCTGGGCCCGTTCTGTATCATTCGAGCTGGGTGGAGACCTGTATGCTGTAGACCTTGAGGAGGGCTATCGGCCCCTGAgctccagcaacagcagctgggCCAGATTCAAGAATGACGAAGACAATGACGAGTTCAGTGGTATGGGGCTGACAGCCAGACccaccaacaacaacagacTCACACCTCCCGCTGCCCTTAAAGTCACATACAGGTGCTGCTCTGCGCATCTGACCACAATGGAAAATGTTCAGTGAGGATAGAACGAGCTCATTCATTATGTTTGTCTTCTGAAGGTGCTCCATTCTAATGAACGACACGGTGAAATGCGACGGAGGTCTCTACAAGTCTCTCCAAGCATGGAAAGATCACAAACTGCACATTGAGCACGAAGTACATCCACATTATATCCCTCGTAACCCTGTCAATTTAGCAGGTCATTTATTTAGTATAATGActggtttttttgtgtgtctctctTCAGATCGAAACCTTGCAGACCAAGATCAAGAACCTtcgtgaggtcaaaggtcacctgaaAAAGGTGCGACCAGAGGAATGTCAGTGTGACCCTCCAAGGTGAGACTATTTTAGAAGAATGCTGGTCTGCATACAGAGGAGTACATGTTTAACAAGAAGTCcctgtttttacagcagttTCCTCAAAAATAAAGAGCCGTTCAGGTTCAGTGCTGCTCGCGTGCAACCCCTCAGGTGAACACAAACATCGGTGATGTTGATTGAACTATTTCTGGTGCCTTTTTTAGGCTGGATGCATTTCATGTTCTGTTCGTGTTTCATCAGAGTtccatcaaagcagaagacTCAGTGGCTGCAAAAGGAGCAGAAGCGCAGGAAGAAACTGCGGAAATTCCTCAAGAGGCTCCAGAACAATGACACATGCAGCATGCCAGGCCTCACCTGCTTCACCCACGACAACCACCATTGGCAGACTGCCCCCTTCTGGACAAGTGAGGGAAAAACACCAGTTAGCTGTGGAAATTGTTTGTTGTGGAACTGTTTTGAAACGCAGGTACAGTTTTGGAAAACTGTTGTaacatccttgttttttttgccctcatccctcccttcctcactactcctcccccacctcagTGGGTCCTTTCTGTGCATGCACCAGTGCCAACAATAACACCTACTGGTGTCTGAGGACCATTAATGACACAcacaacttcctgttctgtGAATTTGCTACTGGCTTCCTGGAGTATTTTGACCTCAACACTGACCCATACCAGGTAGGCCTCAAGATATCCAAGACAAACTGCTTACCAGAAATAACAGCTTTCCTATGAGCAcagtgggatgggggggtctgTTCTTTGTCACTTTTCCAAACATTAGCTATAGTTTCCAAAGCTGCTCTTGACATTTTCTCCATGTTATTCGTGCAGCTGATAAATGCCGTCAGCACGCTCGACCGCAACGCTCTTAACGCAATGCATCAACAGCTCATGGACCTGCGGGGCTGCAAGGGACATAAGCAATGCACCCCGGAGAAGGGTGAGTAATGGGCCTTTAACGTGAATGACGGTGTCACGGGTAATCTCAGACGCTGGCTAATGTTACACCTGCTTTCTTTTAGGAGCCAAAGAGCGCAGCTACTTCAGTGAATACAGGTACATTCACTTTCTTCACACAGCAGTTTTTATTACTGGAACAGCTGCAGATGACATTCGTGTTACTCTTTGAACTCTGGGGCTTTATGGCTTCCCTATGGCTATGTTTCTACTTTATTATGTATGGTTTATTTAATGTGAAAGAAGTAAAGTGCACTGAAAGGGCATTTCTTCAGCCAGCATGTTCAGACAAATGCATTTCAGCTTCTCCCTTTTCTGTAATGGAGTCTAATTGTTTGTCTctgctgtgtgcgtgcgtgggcatgtttttgtgtgggtgCTTGTTTTGCGCGCGTGTGtatatatctgtgtgttttgtctccATGCACGTGCGTTTGCCCTGCGCGTGCTATGCATGCTTCAGGCCAGTTCAACGTCGAAAGAGGCCAAAAGTGAAGAAGCCTTCCTCCAAATCGCTGTGAGTTCGTCATGACCCAAGTTCCCCAGTTTGTCTCTTCTACTGACTGTTGTCTATTTTACAGTATAGCACTCATTTACCTGCATTGTATCATTACCTGTCTCACTCAAGTCAGTCAGTAAATCAATGCAGGTCTGACATTGTCTTGTTATGCTGTCTTGTTATTGTCACTTGTTACGTTTCCTCGCAGTTCTGGTGGGCTCAGATCACAACTGAAGCCACAATTTCCCGTCACTGTCCCGTTTACTGATGTCACCTCTTGACTCTTTTATTTCGCCCACACAGAGGACAGATTTGGGAAGGGTGGGTTGGGTAACCACCCTGCGTCCAGAGACCCTGAGGACCTTGACCCTATTTCCATGGACCATAACCAAGCTTACTTTCATCTGATCTGGGTTTTTATTCCCGCGAGGGCAGCCCTCTGTCACTCTTGCCTAGACTGGGGTGATGCTGAAAGGGAGAAAAACCAGAAAGGCCTCTTTGGCAGTTGACTCATCCTTCACCCTCTGCTGCCAGACCACTAAAGTCAACAGGATGTCGGGATTCATGCGCTACATGCCCACAAGCCATTGGATGATGCTACGTGTGTATATATCAGCTTTAATCAGCTCTTCTGTGCCAGTCAGAATGGACTTTTTCTTTCACACCTTTACCGCTGCGCACTGACATCATGACCACGTGATCTCTGTGTGGCACATGTTAATTAGCTCTCATTTGTCTGTGCTTGGAGAAACGTGACGTTTTATTTCCCGGCGCCTACAGGTCTGCACACAAAAGTGGTGTCGACTTTTGTCAAACATTAACAAACTGTTTGCCATTATCTTTTGTATACTAGTTGATCTTAATGCTGATGAATGTGTGTTATGGAGTACCGTCCAACTCTAAGGCGGGAGATAGTTACACCTTGACCAGTCCTTTACCACCGGCAGAATGCATCAATAGTGAAtgccattttcctcctcctttgtatTGTCAGTATCACACTGTAGAAGTATCCAAATAGTTTGTTCAGCTTGCTATATATGGTGCTACAGGATAACAATACAGAAGTGAAATCTTGCTGTACAGTACAGTATGTATTTGAATGTATGTTGTGCAATTAATATAAATGTTTACAATATTTTTTTATAATACTGAAAAGGCAGCCCCCATTGTATGATATGAGTTTATTTTAGGGAGGGATGTATCTTTGGAAACGTACTTGTCCAccatttttatgtttatttccCCCACTTTTCTCACAGGCATCAGAAAAGCACTTAAAGGGTTCAATGTTAACATGAACTTTTAACCGAGGAACACCACATTGTAATACTCATTGATGTGAATTTATGCTGCTTTTCTTGGtttctttgatttattttttttagcagtcTCCTTAGAATCGAGTACTGATAGTTATTGTGAATAAAGTGTTGTTTGACCCAATGAGGCCTGTATTTTGAATGGTCGCTGTAGTTGTTATTCCTGTCCAGCAGAGGTCGCTGTCAGTTCGCTGACCACAGGTTGCCGCCTTCTTCACTGTATTTACAATAGGGTTCACGCGACGCTACCTGACTGGCTGAGGCAGGTGGGGCTAGTCAAAAAACGAGCCAATCAAGCAATTGATCTTTGATTCAAAAATTACACCAGTACTTATACTACACGTGAATTAAGCCCCGGCATAAAATAAAGCCATAGTTTTAATGGCATTGTATTACAACAAAAATGTAGTAGGTCTGAGAATGTTGTAACGCGTTTGAAAGTTAACTTTAAAGTTAATCACTTTTTGTAGAGTGGCCTTTGGAAGCAGTagtcctgtttttcctccaaTGGATGGGGGACATTGACGGAGTGCGGTCGCGGAGGGCGAAAGGGTGGGTGCACGCGGGGTGGGTGACCCCCCGTCCCGACCTATGACTCACGTGCGGAGGCGGAGACTCGCTCGCGGATCCATCTCTCCGGAAGATCACTCCGCGTTCACTCCGCGGACTGAAACGTGAGGCGGCGTTCACCCCGACGCCCATCGGCtcatcttctgcttttgtttACGTCTTGTTTACAATGTGAAGGAAATGGCCGGAACCGGGTAAGATGACTTTAAACTCACCTCCAAACTATTGCAAACTCCACCGGACAAAGTTTAGACTCTGCTGGGTCTTTATCAAGCCGCCGCCGACGGTTACCGAGCGCAGCCAGACCGCCACAAAAAGAGCAATTTCATTTTATAAATGACTTTTATCTATTCGCGAAACTTTATTCAACAgggtttttttgctgttttttttaaatgcctaTTTAATGCATAAATTGAGATGCTATCATGAGAAAAGTCCAcgtttaaagtcatttaaaactttatttttctgtttgccGGGGGAAAAAATAGGTTTGTTGTAAATGGGCCTGAAACACTTTatgattattttcttcttttttttttaaaatcagtttttcCTGTCGCCACCTTTCATATCTTTACCGTTTTTCCTCATTAACTTGGCCCCAAGTCGTGGGAGCCCATTTAAGCCTTTACTGTGGTTTAAAACCAATAAAAGAAGCGGAAGGCAAATGTTCCATTTGTCGCTCCCAGTTTTTATTGCTGGAAGGTAACTGGGACTCGGATCTTCAGATGCTGGTTTGATCCCCACATGatgctcttttcttctccttcttcagcttgcttTGACTGCAGATGGGCACTGAAAGTCTGTTTTGCTTTCTGGAGCCTTCTGGTTTACTTTAGCCCACAGTGTTATTTAAAGCTTCAGAGATGTAGAAAGCAAACAACTTTTAACAATCCCTTAACTGTTTTGGGATGAAATATATGCTTATTAGACCTACCGCCGAATAACATTTCAGTCTTTGTGGCTTCTCAACGGTAAAGTTGTATTTGTGAGAATATTTGATGTCCAAGTATTACTAAACTCTTCTTACCCACAagtagctgctgctgagaagCGTGACGCGGTgatgccttttttcttttctgaccCGGAGCTCTAAGACTGACACTAAATGCCAACCTGACTCATGCAGACGGCGGTAACACCATCCCGCTGCCAGCTGGTACTCGTCTGCTCACTGTGTGGTTTGGGCTTTTGCAGACATATTAACTTTCTTATCTGCCCAGTACCACTCATCCGACAATGTAGTGCAGCCAGGCCAGAGTTTTCGCGCTCAAATGGTGGAATATCTCCTAAAAGAATATTTATCTCAATCCCTTTCTTATCGGGCCCGTTTGTGTGATGCCCCCTAATTGCTTCCATGGTATTTTTAGAACGATGGTGTGTCCTTTTCCATTTCGTGCATGAATGTGATAAAATTGATCATCTGGGCCCATTGACTGTGAAAACCTCTGTTTTCCATCCTTGTTGTCAACAGTAGCCAGTAACAAGGGAACAAACTGTGTCATTTCCTCTGCAATATGATTTCAATTTTGGCATATGGACAACTGCAAGGCAGGATGTCCATCCTACAGCCGAGCAGACAATGGACAAGTTTGTTTTCCCGCTGAATGTTTTACAGTCTTGCATGTACAATAGTCTGCTATTTGCAGGGTTGAGATGTTTTCGATGATACTTTCCAAGATAAAAACTTTTTTACGGCTCCAACAAACTGCCACAAGTCGGGGAGCGTTGAACGTTATGGATCAATTCTCTGGATAAATGAGTCTGGGAGTTGTGACACGCCAAAATTACTGCTCATCCATAAAACGATAATGCAATGCAATTTCCTTGTGGGTGGGTTATCACAAACTATTAATCGACCCCCATAAATCATGGAAGTTAACTTCTATTACTGCACCGCTCGGAGTTTTCTGTCTGCACCTTTACTTCCTGCAGAAGTTCAGACATTTCTTTCCTGTGTGGCTCTTCCGCCCGCGTTGACCCCCGAATCACCCTCGTAACACAGCTCTGGGATTAGACTCTGGCCTCGTTTGTCATGTC is drawn from Takifugu rubripes chromosome 19, fTakRub1.2, whole genome shotgun sequence and contains these coding sequences:
- the sulf2a gene encoding extracellular sulfatase Sulf-2a isoform X3, which gives rise to MAGWGLFAPLPLLLLLVLVGILPVSQGSGYLSGYRPRSRLQRDRHVRNIRPNIILFITDDQDIELGSMQAMNKTRDIMEKGGMHFSNAFSTTPMCCPSRSSILTGKYVHNHHTYTNNENCSSPSWQAHHEPHTFAVHLNNSGYRTGFFGKYLNEYNGSYVPPGWKEWVALVKNSRFYNYTLCRNGVREKHSSDYPKDYLTDIITNESINYFRTSKRTYPNRPVMMVLSHVAPHGPEDSAPQYSSAFPNASQHITPSYNYAPNPDKHWILRYTGAMKPVHMQFTNMLQRRRMQTLLSVDDSVEKVFNMLAETGELDNTYLIYTSDHGYHIGQFGLVKGKSMPYEFDIRVPFFIRGPNVEQGATNPHIVLNIDLAPTLLDMAGIDIPSEMDGKSVLKLLETDRPVNRFQLNRKGKTWRDSFLVERGKPLHKRADGKEVSQEENFLPKYQRVKDLCQRAEYQTSCQQPGQKWQCVEDSTGKLRLYKCKGMAGLYAPRMQALMARGASQPSAAAADSSDSCNCGNWGLKKTAVLKRKKMSTKKGSSVSSYSEMKPSKTVSRKRWARSVSFELGGDLYAVDLEEGYRPLSSSNSSWARFKNDEDNDEFSGMGLTARPTNNNRLTPPAALKVTYRCSILMNDTVKCDGGLYKSLQAWKDHKLHIEHEIETLQTKIKNLREVKGHLKKVRPEECQCDPPSSFLKNKEPFRFSAARVQPLRVPSKQKTQWLQKEQKRRKKLRKFLKRLQNNDTCSMPGLTCFTHDNHHWQTAPFWTMGPFCACTSANNNTYWCLRTINDTHNFLFCEFATGFLEYFDLNTDPYQLINAVSTLDRNALNAMHQQLMDLRGCKGHKQCTPEKGAKERSYFSEYRGQIWEGWVG
- the sulf2a gene encoding extracellular sulfatase Sulf-2a isoform X1, with the translated sequence MAGWGLFAPLPLLLLLVLVGILPVSQGSGYLSGYRPRSRLQRDRHVRNIRPNIILFITDDQDIELGSMQAMNKTRDIMEKGGMHFSNAFSTTPMCCPSRSSILTGKYVHNHHTYTNNENCSSPSWQAHHEPHTFAVHLNNSGYRTGFFGKYLNEYNGSYVPPGWKEWVALVKNSRFYNYTLCRNGVREKHSSDYPKDYLTDIITNESINYFRTSKRTYPNRPVMMVLSHVAPHGPEDSAPQYSSAFPNASQHITPSYNYAPNPDKHWILRYTGAMKPVHMQFTNMLQRRRMQTLLSVDDSVEKVFNMLAETGELDNTYLIYTSDHGYHIGQFGLVKGKSMPYEFDIRVPFFIRGPNVEQGATNPHIVLNIDLAPTLLDMAGIDIPSEMDGKSVLKLLETDRPVNRFQLNRKGKTWRDSFLVERGKPLHKRADGKEVSQEENFLPKYQRVKDLCQRAEYQTSCQQPGQKWQCVEDSTGKLRLYKCKGMAGLYAPRMQALMARGASQPSAAAADSSDSCNCGNWGLKKTAVLKRKKMSTKKGSSVSSYSEMKPSKTVSRKRWARSVSFELGGDLYAVDLEEGYRPLSSSNSSWARFKNDEDNDEFSGMGLTARPTNNNRLTPPAALKVTYRCSILMNDTVKCDGGLYKSLQAWKDHKLHIEHEIETLQTKIKNLREVKGHLKKVRPEECQCDPPSSFLKNKEPFRFSAARVQPLRVPSKQKTQWLQKEQKRRKKLRKFLKRLQNNDTCSMPGLTCFTHDNHHWQTAPFWTMGPFCACTSANNNTYWCLRTINDTHNFLFCEFATGFLEYFDLNTDPYQLINAVSTLDRNALNAMHQQLMDLRGCKGHKQCTPEKGAKERSYFSEYRPVQRRKRPKVKKPSSKSLGQIWEGWVG
- the sulf2a gene encoding extracellular sulfatase Sulf-2a isoform X2, with the protein product MAGWGLFAPLPLLLLLVLVGILPVSQGSGYLSGYRPRSRLQRDRHVRNIRPNIILFITDDQDIELGSMQAMNKTRDIMEKGGMHFSNAFSTTPMCCPSRSSILTGKYVHNHHTYTNNENCSSPSWQAHHEPHTFAVHLNNSGYRTGFFGKYLNEYNGSYVPPGWKEWVALVKNSRFYNYTLCRNGVREKHSSDYPKDYLTDIITNESINYFRTSKRTYPNRPVMMVLSHVAPHGPEDSAPQYSSAFPNASQHITPSYNYAPNPDKHWILRYTGAMKPVHMQFTNMLQRRRMQTLLSVDDSVEKVFNMLAETGELDNTYLIYTSDHGYHIGQFGLVKGKSMPYEFDIRVPFFIRGPNVEQGATNPHIVLNIDLAPTLLDMAGIDIPSEMDGKSVLKLLETDRPVNRFQLNRKGKTWRDSFLVERGKPLHKRADGKEVSQEENFLPKYQRVKDLCQRAEYQTSCQQPGQKWQCVEDSTGKLRLYKCKGMAGLYAPRMQALMARGASQPSAAAADSSDSCNCGNWGLKKTAVLKRKKMSTKKGSSVSSYSEMKPSKTVSRKRWARSVSFELGGDLYAVDLEEGYRPLSSSNSSWARFKNDEDNDEFSGMGLTARPTNNNRLTPPAALKVTYRCSILMNDTVKCDGGLYKSLQAWKDHKLHIEHEIETLQTKIKNLREVKGHLKKVRPEECQCDPPSFLKNKEPFRFSAARVQPLRVPSKQKTQWLQKEQKRRKKLRKFLKRLQNNDTCSMPGLTCFTHDNHHWQTAPFWTMGPFCACTSANNNTYWCLRTINDTHNFLFCEFATGFLEYFDLNTDPYQLINAVSTLDRNALNAMHQQLMDLRGCKGHKQCTPEKGAKERSYFSEYRPVQRRKRPKVKKPSSKSLGQIWEGWVG